One Pseudomonas sp. B21_DOA genomic window, CGGGCCGACTACCTGACAGGTCTTCGCCTTGTGCCTAATAAACCCAAGCGAGGAACCGTGCCGACAATCATTGATAACCCTTTCTGTGGTCAACTGGATTTTCAGGACCGGTATGACCGATGGTCTGAGGACATCCTTTCAGGAGTCGCAAGGCTGGACCACGGCGGAGCCAAACAGCTCCCGGTTAAGACCCTCTATGAATTGCTTGAGGCCCTTGAGGTTTTCTCTACGGAGACCATCGGGGCACACCTGGGTCTGTCCTCCCGGATGGCTCGCCGCTATCTCAGTGCCCTTGAGGTCGCCTTGCAACCGCTTATGAGGTCCCGGCCTAAGTGGCTGAGGGCTGCTATGGGAGACTTTGAATGTCACCAGCGCGAGACCACCCCGGCCATTCAATCGACACCCAACCAGATGGCACAGCTACGTCTGGACCTGGGAACTGATGCGTTCGCCATTTAATGCGGACACAAGATAAAGAACCCTAAGTACCGACCTCTAAGAGGCACTGACTCAATGAGGACACAAGACTAAAGCCATCCCTAAATGACCCTTCCTTTGTGACGGGGATTATTTGCTGATAAGCAATCCCACCTCTTAGAGACCTTTAAGACCCTCTGAGCTTAGTGCCTGGGTCTACCGACCACTGATTGAAAGCACCACTGAGCAACCTTTAAGAGACCACTGAGCAGCCGCCCAGGACCTGCGCGCACCTCTAAGACCTGCACCATGGGTCACTAAGGAGAACCACCACCACACAATAAGGAGACATCTACCATGCAAAACATTCAGATCGACGTTAAGAACCTTTCCGCTTCCTACAAGGCCGACCCTAAGAGCCCTTCGGGCCTTGCGACCCTTGAAGGTCAACCCGTAGGCAACCAGCGTCCCGATGGCTATTGGTCATTTCAAGGGCTGGCAGTTCACCGGGTCGTGTACGCACTGGTCACCGGCAAGGACCCTCAAGGGCTCTACATCGACCACCGCGACGGGAACCCCGGGAATAACAAGACCAGCAACCTAAGGGCCTGCACCAATCGCCAGAACGCACAGAACACCCCAGGTCGTTCCCGCTTCCTGCCTAAAGGGGTCTACATCAACGCTAAGACTGGCCGTGTGTCTGGCTGTGTAGAAGGCTACGGCCTGGGTAAAAGTTTCATGCTGGCCGATGACCATGACAGCTCGCAGCTCAACGCAATGTGTCGTGCTGCCTATGAGGCAATCCTTGAGGAACACGGAGAGTTCGCCAACGTAAGGAGCTTCTTTTGTCAGTTACCCATTGAGGCCGTAATGGGGCCCGCTGAGGGGCCTTGCTAAGGCTGTTTAAGAGAGGACTCCCTCTGAAAGTCCCCGTATCGCCTGAGCCCTGCTGGGCTGACTTGTTGCTGACTCAAAGGCGACTAAACGAGAGCCTAAGGGGAGATGAGGAAATGACACGAAAATCTGAATGACCACCTGTAACTACTAACCTGCGCGCTTACCCCCGTGGGCCTTGCACGCTCATTCGGGCGCACGTTAAGGACCCTTGCGGGCAGGCGATAAGGACCCCAGCGTTAGGACAAATATGTGCCAAAGCTGTTACAGATCGGGGGCTTATGGTGCTACGCTAAGGGTCCTAACGTGCCTCATCTGGTCGGTGTAAGGATCGTATCCTTCGCCTCTGGCAGCATCTCTGGATAGTCCAGCGTGTAGTGCAGACCCCGAGATTCCTTGCGTTCCATCGCTGACTGGATCATCAGTTCAGCTACCTGAGCAAGGTTCCTCAACTCAATAAGGTCTCTGCTTACTCGGTAGTTGCTGTAAAACTCATCGATCTCATCCAGCAACAGACGCACCCGGTGCTGCGCCCGTTGCAGACGCTTGTTGGTGCGCACGATGCCGACGTAGTCCCACATGAATCGGCGCAGCTCGTCCCAGTTGTGCGCGATGATCACATCTTCATCCGAGTCGGTGACCTGGCTGGCGTCCCAGACGGGCAGGGCGCTCGGCGCCGCGATATCATCCAGCTGCGCGAGAATGTCCGCCGCCGCCGAACGGGCGTAAACGAAGCATTCCAATAGCGAGTTGCTGGCCATGCGGTTGGCGCCGTGCAGGCCGGTAAAACTGGTTTCGCCGATGGCGTAGAGGCCGGGCACGTCGGTGCGCCCATGCTGATCGACCATCACGCCGCCACAGGTGTAGTGCGCGGCGGGAACCACCGGGATCGGTTGTCTGGTGATGTCGATGCCGAAGCCCAGGCAGCGCTCATAAACAGTCGGGAAGTGGCTTTTGACGAACGCTTCGGGCTTGTGACTGATGTCGAGATACACGCAGTCGACACCCAGACGCTTCATTTCATGGTCAATGGCCCGCGCGACAATGTCACGAGGCGCCAGCTCGGCGCGTTTATCGAAGCGATACATGAAGCGCTCGCCATTGGGCAGCTTCAGATGCGCGCCTTCGCCACGCAGGGCTTCGGTGATCAGGAAGCTTTTGGCTTGCGGGTGATACAGGCAGGTCGGATGGAACTGATTAAATTCCAGGTTCGCCACCCGGCAGCCGGAGCGCCAGGCCATGGCGATGCCGTCACCGCAGGCGCCGTCAGGGTTGCTCGTATAAAGATAGACCTTGGCCGCGCCGCCCGACGCCAGAATCACGAAACGTGCGCCGTAGGTATCGACTTCCCCGGTGGCACGATTCAGTACGTAGGCGCCGAGACAACGGTCGCCTTCCATGCCCAAGCGGCGTTCGGTAATCAGATCGATGGCAACGCGCTGTTCCAGCAGTTCGATGTTCGCGCGCTCTTTGGCCTGGGCCAGCAAGGTCTTGAAGATCGCAGCGCCGGTGGCGTCGGCAGCATGGATGATCCGCCGATGGCTGTGGCCGCCTTCGCGGGTCAGGTGAAATTCGAAACCACCGTCTTCAGTGCCGGACTGTTCGTCGCGGGTGAACGGCACGCCCTGGTCGATCAGCCATTGGATGGCTTCGCGGCTGTGCTCGACGGTAAAGCGTACGGCGTCTTCATGGCACAAGCCGCCGCCCGCATTGAGGGTGTCGTCGACATGGGATTCGACAGTGTCGGTATCGTCGAGCACTGCGGCCACGCCACCCTGGGCCCAGAAGGTCGAACCGTTGGCGAGATCGCCTTTGCTCAATACGGCAATGCGCAGATGACCGGGCAAGGTCAACGCGAGACTCAAACCGGCAGCACCGCTGCCAATTACCAGAACATCGTGTTGGAACTGTTGGCTCATTTCAGGATTCCGCTCAAAGCGACCCGGGTCGGGGTTGGCGCAAGACAGCTGGATCGGCGAGTCAAGACAGCCACACAGCCCACTAGTATATAGAGGGGTTGGGCGGCACAATAGCCGGGCCCAGATGGCATTGTGAGACTACTGCGCGGTGAAAAGGGCTGTGCTTCGTCGGAAGATTTTTTCACAGGTGTGGGAAAAGACACCTGTATCGGCGCTGAAACAGACTTTTCCGCCCACGGTTGCGCAATCTCAGGTGGGTACGGCTATAAATAATTGGAACTTTTGCCAAAGGGCCAAGATCAATAGACGGTGCCAGAAACCACGGACAGTGTCGGCTTCAGTGCGGAATCTGCGTTTGGATTCCTGCCGGCGAAACCGATAACAAGATTATTCGCGCAGCCGGTTTATCCCGCGCTGCGTTTTTCGTGCGTGCCAAATCAGAGCTCGCAGGAAACTTGCTTGGAGGGGAGAACTTTTGCGAAAAGCCCGAGTCTATGTTTGCAAGTCTGGTCGTTTAGTAATGCAAGTCTCCTCCGGGCTTATCGAGGAGTGTTCATGCTAACCCAGGAAGAGGATCAGCAGCTGGTCGAACGCGTTCAGCGTGGCGACAAGCGAGCTTTCGATCTGCTGGTGCTGAAATATCAGCACAAAATTCTCGGGTTGATCGTGCGTTTTGTGCACGACACCCATGAAGCCCAGGACGTTGCTCAGGAAGCCTTTATCAAGGCGTATCGGGCACTTGGAAATTTCCGCGGTGACAGTGCGTTTTATACGTGGCTGTATCGTATTGCCATTAACACGGCAAAGAACTACCTGGTTTCCCGCGGCCGTAGGCCGCCGGATAGCGATGTAAGTTCAGAGGATGCGGAGTTCTACGATGGCGATCACGGCCTCAAGGATCTCGAATCACCGGAACGCGCATTGCTGCGGGATGAGATCGAAGGCACTGTCCATCGAACCATTCAGCAACTGCCAGAGGATTTGCGTACGGCTTTAACTTTACGTGAATTCGATGGTCTGAGTTACGAGGACATTGCGAGCGTCATGCAGTGTCCGGTGGGTACCGTGCGCTCCCGGATTTTCCGCGCTCGGGAGGCCATCGACAAAGCCCTGCAACCGTTGTTGCAGGAAAACTGAGACAGCGGCGACAGCCAAGAGAGGAACGCCATGAGTCGTGAAGCCCTGCAGGAATCGCTGTCCGCAGTGATGGATAACGAAGCGGACGAACTGGAATTGCGTCGAGTGCTCAGCGCACTGGATGATGTTGATACCCGTGAGACCTGGGCTCGTTACCAGATCGCTCGGGCAGCCATGCACAAGGATCTGCTGCTTCCGCGTCTGGATATCGCTGCGGCAGTGTCTGCTGCGCTGGAAGACGAAACGGCTCCGGCCAAAGTATCCCGCAGCCCATGGCGTAACCTGGGTCGCCTCGCTGTTGCCGCTTCGGTAACCGTGGCCGTTCTGGCCGGTGTTCGCCTGTACAACCAGGACGAAATCGCTGGTGTTGAGCTGGCCCAGCAGTCGAATCAACCTACCCTGGCCACTCCACAGGTCAAGGGTCCGGCAGTTCTGGCGGGTTACAGCGAAAGTTCGGAAGCGACTGGCCCGATGGCCAATGGCGTCCTGCAAGGTCAGCCAGGCTGGCATGATCAGCGTCTGCCAGGCTACCTGCGCCAGCACGCTCAGCAGGCTGCACTCAAGGGAACTGAAAGCGCGCTGCCATACGCACGTGCCGCAAGCCTGGAAAACCGTTAAGGAGGATCATGCGCGCCATCCCTCTACTTTCGCTTCTGCTCAGTGGCTGGTTCATTGTTCCAGCCCACGCTGACGAGGCCCAGGACTGGTTGACCCGTCTGGGCCAGGCCGAGCAGCAGCAAAGCTTTCACGGTACTTTCGTTTACGAGCGCAACGGCAGTTTTTCCACGCACAACATCTGGCATCGCGTCCAGAATGGCCAAGTCCGCGAGCGGTTATTGCAGCTCGACGGCTCGGCTCAGGAAGTCGTGCGCATTGATGGGCGTACTCAATGCGTCAGCGGCACCCTGATTGCGGGATTGGGTGATTCACCCAACGCTGCCGCCCGTGCGCTGGATCCCAAAAAGCTGAAGAATTGGTATGACCTTGCCGTCATTGGCAAGTCGCGTGTGGCCGGTCGCGATGCCGTGATCGTGTCACTCACGCCTCGTGATCAGCACCGCTACGGTTTCGAGCTGCATCTGGACAAGAAGACCGGGCTGCCGCTCAAGTCGTTGCTGTTGAACGACAAAGGGCAGTTGCTTGAGCGTTTCCAGTTCACCAGCCTCGACACTGATGAGATCCCGTCGGACAAGGACTTGTTGGCAGACGCCGATTGCAAGCCGATCAACATCGCAAGCGACAAGGCTTCTGCAGCCAAGACCGTGCAAAACTGGCGTTCGGACTGGCTGCCGCCAGGCTTTGAGCTGACCAGCAGCAGTTCGCACAAAGATGCGCAAACCAAGACCCAAGTCAGCAGCCTGATGTATGACGATGGTCTGGCGCGTTTCTCGGTGTTCCTTGAACCGTTGAATGGCGCAACCGTCACTGACACCCGCACTCAGTTGGGCCCGACCGTCGCGGTATCCCGTCGCCTGACCACGCCGCAAGGCGAAATGATGGTCACGGTTGTCGGCGAAATCCCGATTGGCACCGCCGAACGAATCGCTCTATCGATGCGTAACAACGATGGCGCTGCGACCAGCAAGCAGTGAGCTGATTTCAGTCATTTCCACTTCGTCGTCGAGACGTCGAAATGTTTGCTGAGCATTTTCATTTGCAAAACCCCTGAAAATTTTTTATAGGTCAGAGCCTCACGGCTCTGGCCTTGTTTGTTGTTCCCGGAACAAAAATGCCGGTCTGTGGTTTCCGGTGTTCCTTTGCTCCATATCGCTTAACCCTGCTCGT contains:
- a CDS encoding HNH endonuclease, with product MQNIQIDVKNLSASYKADPKSPSGLATLEGQPVGNQRPDGYWSFQGLAVHRVVYALVTGKDPQGLYIDHRDGNPGNNKTSNLRACTNRQNAQNTPGRSRFLPKGVYINAKTGRVSGCVEGYGLGKSFMLADDHDSSQLNAMCRAAYEAILEEHGEFANVRSFFCQLPIEAVMGPAEGPC
- the nadB gene encoding L-aspartate oxidase produces the protein MSQQFQHDVLVIGSGAAGLSLALTLPGHLRIAVLSKGDLANGSTFWAQGGVAAVLDDTDTVESHVDDTLNAGGGLCHEDAVRFTVEHSREAIQWLIDQGVPFTRDEQSGTEDGGFEFHLTREGGHSHRRIIHAADATGAAIFKTLLAQAKERANIELLEQRVAIDLITERRLGMEGDRCLGAYVLNRATGEVDTYGARFVILASGGAAKVYLYTSNPDGACGDGIAMAWRSGCRVANLEFNQFHPTCLYHPQAKSFLITEALRGEGAHLKLPNGERFMYRFDKRAELAPRDIVARAIDHEMKRLGVDCVYLDISHKPEAFVKSHFPTVYERCLGFGIDITRQPIPVVPAAHYTCGGVMVDQHGRTDVPGLYAIGETSFTGLHGANRMASNSLLECFVYARSAAADILAQLDDIAAPSALPVWDASQVTDSDEDVIIAHNWDELRRFMWDYVGIVRTNKRLQRAQHRVRLLLDEIDEFYSNYRVSRDLIELRNLAQVAELMIQSAMERKESRGLHYTLDYPEMLPEAKDTILTPTR
- the rpoE gene encoding RNA polymerase sigma factor RpoE, producing the protein MLTQEEDQQLVERVQRGDKRAFDLLVLKYQHKILGLIVRFVHDTHEAQDVAQEAFIKAYRALGNFRGDSAFYTWLYRIAINTAKNYLVSRGRRPPDSDVSSEDAEFYDGDHGLKDLESPERALLRDEIEGTVHRTIQQLPEDLRTALTLREFDGLSYEDIASVMQCPVGTVRSRIFRAREAIDKALQPLLQEN
- a CDS encoding anti-sigma factor — encoded protein: MSREALQESLSAVMDNEADELELRRVLSALDDVDTRETWARYQIARAAMHKDLLLPRLDIAAAVSAALEDETAPAKVSRSPWRNLGRLAVAASVTVAVLAGVRLYNQDEIAGVELAQQSNQPTLATPQVKGPAVLAGYSESSEATGPMANGVLQGQPGWHDQRLPGYLRQHAQQAALKGTESALPYARAASLENR
- a CDS encoding MucB/RseB C-terminal domain-containing protein; translated protein: MRAIPLLSLLLSGWFIVPAHADEAQDWLTRLGQAEQQQSFHGTFVYERNGSFSTHNIWHRVQNGQVRERLLQLDGSAQEVVRIDGRTQCVSGTLIAGLGDSPNAAARALDPKKLKNWYDLAVIGKSRVAGRDAVIVSLTPRDQHRYGFELHLDKKTGLPLKSLLLNDKGQLLERFQFTSLDTDEIPSDKDLLADADCKPINIASDKASAAKTVQNWRSDWLPPGFELTSSSSHKDAQTKTQVSSLMYDDGLARFSVFLEPLNGATVTDTRTQLGPTVAVSRRLTTPQGEMMVTVVGEIPIGTAERIALSMRNNDGAATSKQ